Proteins encoded in a region of the Mucispirillum schaedleri ASF457 genome:
- the folD gene encoding bifunctional methylenetetrahydrofolate dehydrogenase/methenyltetrahydrofolate cyclohydrolase FolD, with protein MAVILDGKMLSAKFRENLKKETAELKSKTGKMPGIAVILAGDDPASSVYVNSKEKAAVEAGFYSVVERISADVTTEDVLALVNKYNSDDKIHGILVQLPLPKGCDEKTILRAIKAEKDVDGFHPYNVGLLNIGEDCLMPCTPYGVMNMMADYGIELAGKNAVVIGRSNIVGKPVAAMLTKANATVTICHSKTKDLAAVCANADILVAAIGKPKFVTKEFVRDGAVVIDVGINRVDGKLCGDVDFEAIKDKCSYITPVPGGVGPMTITTLMQNTLKAFKMIEKL; from the coding sequence ATGGCAGTAATTCTTGATGGTAAAATGTTATCTGCTAAATTTAGAGAAAATCTAAAAAAAGAAACAGCAGAGTTGAAAAGCAAAACTGGTAAAATGCCTGGTATTGCAGTAATACTTGCGGGAGATGACCCTGCAAGTTCAGTATATGTTAATTCAAAAGAAAAAGCAGCAGTAGAAGCAGGATTTTATTCAGTTGTAGAAAGGATAAGTGCTGATGTTACAACTGAAGATGTGCTTGCTCTTGTGAATAAATATAACAGCGATGATAAAATACACGGAATACTTGTGCAGCTGCCACTGCCAAAAGGATGTGATGAAAAAACTATTTTAAGGGCAATAAAGGCAGAAAAAGATGTGGACGGATTTCATCCTTATAATGTTGGTCTTTTAAATATTGGTGAAGATTGTCTTATGCCTTGCACACCTTATGGTGTAATGAATATGATGGCTGATTATGGTATAGAATTAGCAGGAAAAAATGCTGTTGTAATAGGCAGAAGCAATATTGTAGGCAAACCTGTTGCAGCTATGCTTACAAAAGCTAATGCAACAGTTACTATATGCCATTCTAAAACAAAAGATTTGGCAGCAGTATGTGCAAATGCTGATATATTAGTAGCAGCTATAGGAAAGCCTAAATTTGTTACAAAAGAATTTGTGCGTGATGGTGCTGTTGTTATAGATGTTGGTATAAACAGAGTAGATGGCAAACTTTGTGGTGATGTGGATTTTGAAGCCATAAAAGATAAGTGTTCTTATATTACACCAGTTCCTGGTGGTGTTGGTCCTATGACTATTACAACACTTATGCAGAATACTTTGAAAGCATTTAAAATGATAGAGAAATTATAA
- the gyrA gene encoding DNA gyrase subunit A, producing the protein MSEMLDKNIQDVSIEDTLKNSYLDYAMSVIAGRALPDVRDGLKPVHRRVLYTMNEMGVQYNKPNKKSARIVGDTMGKLHPHGDSAIYDALVRLAQDFSMRYPLVIGQGNFGSIDGDSAAASRYTEARMARISDELMADIDCDTVDFMPNYDGSMTEPTVFPTKIPNLLINGISGIAVGMATNIPPHNLTEIMDGLLYMIDEENYTEEGLFNIIKGPDFPTSGIIMGKGDIINAYKTGRASIRIRARADIIEVKGGKEQIVITEIPYQVNKSVLVEKIAELVNEKKIPGITDIRDVSSMKGIKILIDIKKGESAEVILNRLYKFTALESSFGFNMVALVGGRPQLLTLENILTEFLNHRIEVVTRRTRYKLMKAEERMHIVEGLRIAVQNIDEVVKIIKESKDTQSAKKALMDRFDLSEIQSQAILDMRLAKITGLEIDKLNEEYEQLKKDIEYYNSILNSKSKLISVIRQEIVDIKTRYGDERKTEIADSVDDINYEDLIPNDEMVVTITHNGYVKRTLLNNFTAQKRGGKGKIGAANKNEDFLEEIIYTTNKSHLFIFTTKGKVHFLKVYQIPEQSRDSKGRHISNLLTLDENEKIASFLTLPEKDETKSIFFATKFGVVKRVKTIEFKSGRSGIIALNLKDNDEIVTTLLTGDNDKIFLATRDGKTIQFSVEDVRPMGRTATGVRGILLERDDVVVSAEVVEEDSPLLAVTSLGYGKGTDKDEYRMQSRGGKGLKLMKLTSKTGLVVGVRHIHQDEDDIMLITKNGKTIRIAASEVSVIGRNTQGTRLMNTSDDEIVSFTVVPKDDSDNEEMQGEDNGSNS; encoded by the coding sequence ATGAGTGAAATGTTAGATAAAAATATTCAAGATGTAAGTATAGAAGATACTCTTAAAAACAGCTACTTAGACTATGCAATGAGTGTTATTGCAGGAAGGGCACTGCCTGATGTAAGGGACGGTTTAAAACCAGTTCACAGGCGTGTTCTTTATACAATGAATGAAATGGGTGTGCAGTATAATAAACCTAACAAAAAATCTGCCCGTATTGTTGGGGATACTATGGGTAAACTTCACCCACATGGAGACAGTGCTATTTATGATGCACTTGTTCGTCTTGCACAGGATTTTTCAATGCGTTATCCACTTGTTATTGGTCAGGGTAACTTTGGCTCAATAGATGGGGACAGTGCTGCTGCGTCTCGTTATACTGAAGCTAGAATGGCACGGATTAGTGATGAACTTATGGCAGATATTGACTGTGACACTGTAGATTTTATGCCAAACTATGATGGCTCTATGACTGAGCCTACTGTTTTTCCTACTAAAATACCTAATCTTTTAATAAATGGTATTTCTGGTATTGCTGTTGGTATGGCTACAAATATCCCACCCCATAATTTAACAGAAATTATGGATGGACTTCTTTATATGATAGATGAAGAAAACTATACTGAAGAAGGCTTATTTAATATTATTAAAGGTCCAGATTTTCCTACAAGCGGTATTATTATGGGAAAAGGCGATATTATAAATGCTTATAAAACAGGCAGAGCAAGTATAAGAATTAGAGCTAGAGCTGATATTATAGAAGTTAAAGGCGGTAAAGAGCAGATTGTTATTACAGAAATACCTTATCAGGTAAATAAATCTGTGCTTGTAGAAAAAATAGCTGAGCTTGTTAATGAGAAAAAAATACCGGGTATTACTGATATTAGAGATGTATCAAGTATGAAAGGTATTAAAATATTAATAGATATTAAAAAAGGCGAATCAGCAGAAGTGATATTAAACAGACTTTACAAATTTACTGCTCTTGAATCTTCCTTTGGTTTTAATATGGTTGCTCTTGTTGGCGGCAGACCTCAGCTTTTAACACTTGAAAATATTTTAACTGAATTTTTAAACCACAGAATAGAAGTTGTTACTAGAAGAACACGCTATAAACTTATGAAAGCAGAAGAAAGAATGCATATTGTTGAAGGTTTAAGAATAGCTGTTCAAAATATTGATGAAGTAGTTAAAATTATTAAAGAATCAAAAGATACTCAGTCTGCTAAAAAAGCATTAATGGATAGGTTTGATTTATCAGAAATTCAGTCTCAGGCAATACTTGATATGCGTCTTGCAAAAATTACTGGACTTGAAATTGATAAATTAAATGAAGAATATGAACAGCTTAAAAAAGATATAGAATATTATAACTCTATACTTAACTCTAAATCTAAACTTATAAGTGTTATCAGGCAGGAGATAGTTGATATTAAAACAAGATACGGTGACGAAAGAAAAACTGAAATTGCTGACAGTGTTGATGATATTAATTATGAAGATTTAATACCAAATGATGAGATGGTTGTTACAATAACTCATAATGGCTATGTTAAAAGGACGCTTCTTAATAATTTTACGGCACAAAAAAGAGGCGGTAAAGGCAAAATAGGTGCTGCAAATAAAAATGAAGATTTTCTTGAAGAAATAATATATACAACAAATAAAAGCCACCTTTTTATATTCACTACTAAAGGTAAAGTGCATTTCTTAAAAGTTTATCAAATACCAGAGCAGTCAAGAGATTCTAAAGGCAGACATATTTCTAACCTTTTAACATTAGATGAAAATGAAAAAATAGCATCATTTTTAACTCTGCCTGAAAAGGACGAAACAAAATCTATTTTCTTTGCTACAAAATTTGGTGTTGTAAAACGAGTTAAAACTATTGAGTTTAAAAGCGGCAGAAGCGGCATAATAGCACTCAACTTAAAAGATAATGATGAGATAGTTACTACATTATTAACAGGTGATAATGATAAAATATTTCTTGCTACAAGGGATGGCAAAACTATCCAGTTTAGTGTAGAAGATGTGCGTCCTATGGGAAGAACTGCTACAGGTGTTCGCGGTATACTTCTTGAAAGAGATGATGTAGTTGTTTCTGCTGAAGTTGTTGAAGAAGACAGTCCACTTTTAGCTGTAACATCACTTGGCTATGGTAAAGGAACAGATAAGGATGAATACAGGATGCAGTCTCGCGGTGGAAAAGGCTTAAAACTTATGAAACTTACTTCTAAAACAGGGCTTGTAGTAGGTGTAAGGCATATACATCAAGACGAAGATGATATTATGCTTATTACTAAAAATGGTAAAACAATAAGAATTGCAGCATCTGAAGTATCAGTTATAGGTAGAAATACACAAGGCACCAGACTTATGAATACATCAGATGATGAAATAGTTTCATTTACTGTTGTTCCAAAAGATGACAGCGATAATGAAGAAATGCAGGGAGAAGATAATGGCAGTAATTCTTGA
- a CDS encoding EamA family transporter — protein MWILYAAASAVFAGVTTIFLKKGVHTTNTNAALALRTIVIFVFSIIIVLITDSQNQIYTIKNKTWIFLILSGLSTGAGWYYYYKALQFGNVNKVSPLSKSSLVLTILLSFIFLNEEINAGKLFSIIVITIGTYFIIDYKKSKSKNADNNKWLIYAVLSLLFSALTPIFGKIGIDEIESNLGSAIRTFVVVIAAWLILFIKKDYKEFKNINKSEIKFIILSGITGGSSWLLYYKALQDGVTSAVAAIDKLSLLVAIILSYFIFDEKMNKKTVLGLILILAGTIGLAF, from the coding sequence ATGTGGATATTATATGCAGCAGCATCAGCAGTATTTGCTGGTGTTACAACAATATTTTTAAAAAAGGGAGTGCATACAACAAATACAAATGCTGCACTTGCATTAAGAACAATAGTTATATTTGTTTTTTCTATTATTATAGTTTTAATAACAGACTCACAAAATCAGATATATACTATTAAAAATAAAACATGGATTTTCTTAATACTCTCAGGTCTTTCTACTGGTGCAGGCTGGTATTACTATTATAAAGCACTGCAGTTTGGAAATGTAAATAAAGTTTCCCCATTAAGTAAATCAAGTTTAGTTTTAACTATTCTGCTTTCCTTTATTTTTTTAAATGAAGAAATAAATGCAGGAAAACTTTTTAGTATAATAGTTATAACTATTGGCACATATTTTATTATAGATTACAAAAAAAGCAAAAGTAAAAATGCTGATAATAATAAATGGCTTATATATGCAGTGCTGTCGCTTTTATTTTCTGCACTTACTCCTATTTTTGGTAAAATAGGCATAGATGAAATAGAATCAAATTTAGGAAGTGCTATAAGAACTTTTGTAGTAGTAATTGCTGCATGGCTTATTCTTTTTATAAAAAAAGACTATAAAGAATTTAAAAATATAAATAAATCAGAAATAAAATTTATAATACTTTCTGGGATAACAGGCGGAAGCAGCTGGCTTTTATATTATAAGGCATTGCAGGACGGTGTAACATCAGCAGTAGCAGCAATAGATAAACTAAGCCTGCTTGTAGCAATAATACTTTCATATTTTATATTTGATGAAAAAATGAATAAAAAAACAGTGCTGGGCTTAATACTAATACTAGCAGGAACAATAGGACTTGCGTTTTAA
- the recF gene encoding DNA replication/repair protein RecF (All proteins in this family for which functions are known are DNA-binding proteins that assist the filamentation of RecA onto DNA for the initiation of recombination or recombinational repair.), protein MYVLNLRLINIRNHTNSFYELSNETLFTGENGSGKTTILESLYILFGLKSFKKQPLSSAVTFDKDFFRIESEIKDGSLISDVVCLFNNKRTTMINGEDIDNIVDYVYNHPIACYTPDILGILSKEQQDRRNFIDRFIFYYDKEHIYDIKHYNRLLSQKQAEFDKEASDFIYLDVLNEKIVYLSEKISNKRVKIIDEINENLKELYKSLDFSMENVFINYSSNILNTSLFNKEKFIKKSLYGIHRDKIEMCLDNKIIEKFSSTGQKKTFILLCLYSFIKIIEENRKISIITLLDDFEAALDKKRAEFIKNIFSNSRQVLYTGVDNTRLNFENVINIK, encoded by the coding sequence ATGTATGTATTAAATTTAAGGCTTATAAATATACGAAACCATACAAACTCTTTTTATGAGCTTAGTAATGAAACATTATTTACAGGAGAAAATGGCTCAGGCAAAACTACTATACTTGAATCATTATACATATTATTTGGTTTAAAAAGCTTTAAAAAACAGCCATTATCTTCTGCTGTAACATTTGATAAAGATTTTTTCAGAATAGAAAGCGAAATAAAAGATGGTTCACTTATAAGTGATGTGGTATGTCTATTTAATAACAAAAGAACAACTATGATAAATGGTGAAGATATAGATAACATAGTAGATTATGTATATAATCATCCAATAGCATGTTACACACCTGATATACTTGGCATCTTATCAAAAGAGCAGCAGGACAGGCGTAACTTTATTGACAGATTTATTTTTTATTATGATAAAGAACATATATATGATATAAAACATTATAACAGGCTTTTATCACAAAAGCAGGCAGAATTTGACAAAGAAGCATCTGATTTTATATACTTAGATGTTTTAAATGAAAAAATAGTATATCTTTCAGAAAAAATATCTAATAAACGGGTTAAAATTATTGATGAAATTAATGAAAATCTAAAAGAATTATATAAAAGTTTAGATTTCAGCATGGAAAATGTATTTATAAATTATTCCAGTAACATTTTAAACACATCTTTGTTTAATAAAGAAAAATTTATTAAAAAATCATTATATGGAATTCACCGTGATAAAATAGAAATGTGCCTTGATAATAAGATTATAGAAAAATTTTCTTCAACAGGACAGAAAAAAACTTTTATACTGCTTTGTTTATACAGTTTTATAAAAATCATTGAAGAAAATAGAAAAATAAGTATAATAACTCTTTTAGATGACTTTGAAGCTGCTCTTGATAAAAAGCGTGCAGAGTTTATCAAAAATATTTTTTCAAATAGCAGACAAGTTTTATACACAGGTGTTGATAATACTAGGCTTAATTTTGAAAATGTTATAAATATAAAATAA
- the gyrB gene encoding DNA topoisomerase (ATP-hydrolyzing) subunit B has product MSENYSESSIKVLEGLQAVRQRPGMYIGSTGVRGLHHLVYEVIDNSIDEAMAGYCKNISVILHVDGSVTVEDDGRGIPVGIHPTAKVSTLQVVLTVLHAGGKFDTNSYKTSGGLHGVGVSVVNALSESLTAVVQRDGGIFTQNFERGKPTGEVQRTGNSSKTGTKITFKPDGQIFETLELSYEILAKRFRELAYLNKGIKIKLIDERFDVSEEFHAEGGIPSFVKYINKTKNLIFDEPIYVKGESNNIIVELAIIYNDSYNENIYSYVNNIHTEEGGTHEAGFKAALTKAFNSYVTKNNLVKENNLSGEDIREGMSAVLSIKMTDPVFEGQTKTKLGSNNAKTAVESIVSPALQDYMEENGIIVKKILEKALQAYMAREAARKAKELTRRKSALERDSLPGKLADCHEKDPAKAEVFIVEGDSAGGSAKQGRNSDFQAILPLRGKILNVEKARLDKMLSSQEIRNMITAFGAGIGKDAFNPEKLRYHKIIIMTDADVDGAHIATLLLTFFFRHMRELIERGYIYLANPPLYKVTRGKSSRFVKNDDELENFLLDSALSDFNIDNLKSERYKPLFIQLLKYQKHLDKLIKKGYNEEMAETFATYKDMDAKLFESKQKVEQLKTYLDSINAFTDYMNVGIVFNEEFSKYCISFEKKHEKIFIDTHLVSSGDFKELRRIGSYISEIGSSPYKITLKDNSTVEFDRLSSLINFVDTRGRKGLDISRFKGLGEMNPEQLWETTMDPEKRSLYKISIEDAEAADELFSLLMGDTVGPRREFIEMNALNVRNLDI; this is encoded by the coding sequence ATGTCAGAGAATTACAGTGAAAGTAGTATTAAAGTATTAGAGGGCTTGCAGGCAGTAAGGCAGCGTCCTGGTATGTATATCGGCTCAACTGGAGTAAGGGGACTTCATCATTTAGTATATGAAGTTATAGATAACTCTATAGATGAGGCTATGGCAGGATATTGTAAAAATATTTCTGTTATACTCCATGTTGATGGCAGTGTTACAGTAGAAGATGACGGACGAGGTATTCCTGTAGGCATACATCCTACTGCAAAAGTTTCTACATTACAGGTAGTTTTAACAGTTCTTCATGCAGGTGGTAAATTTGATACTAATTCTTATAAAACATCAGGTGGTCTGCACGGTGTTGGTGTTTCTGTAGTTAATGCTTTATCTGAAAGTTTAACAGCAGTTGTTCAGCGTGATGGCGGTATATTTACTCAAAATTTTGAAAGGGGGAAACCAACTGGTGAAGTTCAAAGGACTGGCAACAGCTCTAAAACTGGAACAAAAATTACTTTTAAACCAGATGGTCAAATATTTGAAACATTAGAGCTGAGCTATGAAATTCTTGCAAAAAGATTTAGAGAGCTTGCATACCTTAATAAAGGCATAAAAATAAAACTTATTGATGAAAGATTTGATGTAAGTGAAGAGTTTCATGCAGAAGGCGGTATTCCAAGTTTTGTTAAATATATCAATAAAACAAAAAATCTTATTTTTGATGAGCCAATATATGTAAAGGGTGAATCAAATAATATTATAGTTGAACTTGCTATAATATATAATGATTCTTATAACGAAAATATATATTCCTATGTAAATAACATACATACAGAAGAGGGCGGAACACATGAAGCAGGTTTTAAAGCAGCTTTAACTAAGGCTTTTAATTCTTATGTTACAAAAAATAATCTTGTTAAAGAAAATAACTTATCAGGGGAAGATATTCGTGAAGGAATGTCTGCTGTTCTTTCTATTAAAATGACAGACCCTGTTTTTGAAGGTCAGACAAAAACTAAACTTGGTTCAAATAATGCAAAAACAGCTGTTGAATCAATAGTAAGCCCTGCATTACAGGATTATATGGAAGAAAACGGTATTATTGTTAAAAAAATACTTGAAAAAGCATTGCAGGCTTATATGGCAAGGGAAGCTGCAAGAAAAGCAAAAGAATTAACCAGAAGAAAATCAGCTCTTGAAAGAGATTCTCTTCCTGGTAAACTTGCAGACTGCCATGAAAAGGACCCTGCAAAAGCAGAAGTATTTATAGTTGAGGGGGATTCTGCAGGCGGTTCTGCAAAACAAGGCAGAAATTCAGACTTTCAGGCTATTCTGCCACTTCGCGGTAAAATATTAAATGTTGAAAAAGCAAGACTTGATAAAATGCTTTCTTCTCAGGAAATTAGAAATATGATTACTGCTTTTGGTGCAGGTATAGGAAAAGACGCATTTAACCCTGAAAAACTACGCTATCACAAAATTATTATTATGACAGATGCGGATGTGGATGGTGCTCATATTGCTACACTTTTATTAACTTTTTTCTTCCGTCATATGAGAGAACTGATAGAAAGGGGTTATATATATCTTGCTAATCCGCCTTTATATAAAGTTACAAGAGGAAAATCAAGCCGCTTTGTTAAAAACGACGATGAGCTTGAAAATTTTCTGCTGGATTCTGCATTGTCTGACTTTAACATAGATAATTTAAAATCAGAAAGATATAAGCCTTTATTTATACAGCTTTTAAAATACCAGAAACATTTAGATAAATTAATAAAAAAAGGCTATAACGAAGAAATGGCAGAAACTTTTGCCACATATAAAGATATGGATGCAAAACTTTTTGAATCAAAGCAAAAAGTTGAACAATTAAAAACATATCTTGACAGTATTAATGCTTTTACTGATTATATGAATGTAGGAATAGTTTTTAATGAAGAATTTTCTAAATACTGTATTTCTTTTGAGAAAAAACATGAAAAAATATTTATAGATACTCATCTTGTATCAAGTGGTGATTTTAAGGAACTTCGCCGTATAGGTTCATATATTTCTGAAATAGGCTCTTCCCCTTATAAAATCACTTTAAAAGATAATTCTACTGTGGAATTTGACAGGCTTTCATCTTTAATTAATTTTGTAGATACAAGAGGCAGAAAAGGTTTAGATATTTCGCGGTTTAAAGGTCTTGGTGAAATGAACCCTGAACAGTTATGGGAGACTACAATGGACCCGGAAAAAAGAAGCCTTTATAAAATAAGTATTGAAGATGCAGAAGCAGCAGATGAACTTTTTTCATTATTAATGGGTGATACTGTTGGTCCTAGAAGAGAGTTTATAGAAATGAATGCATTAAATGTCCGCAACCTTGATATATAG
- the mnmE gene encoding tRNA uridine-5-carboxymethylaminomethyl(34) synthesis GTPase MnmE, with amino-acid sequence MINADTIAAPITPLVTSPVITLRISGSDALKVYSLMEKGGKSINISDIKSNYVSLYRFNIKKENLHDDVLAVFFKAPHSFTGEDVVEISFHGNPVLVNAALSAIYSLNIRPAEGGEFSKRAFLNGKIDLTQAESIQELIYAKSIEGINSAYNQLQGSLKYELDSIKNRLLKMKAVMEAKIDFPDEDTVDEELPVLKQDCENILSVTGCLISSYKSYRNANRGLEIVIAGKPNVGKSSLMNAFLKEERAIVSDTPGTTRDFIKESLYIGGIPVHLTDTAGIRLSDENIEQIGIGKSRQKIETADIVLLLLDVSIPLTEEDYNILEDTKNSNRIIIGNKLDITDNKSYDKADIYISAKTGINIDELLEILREKTSLYDNEIKSNAAAITERHHNILINIKEIIEKINLSLGIYPIDMLCIDLERAINLLSEITGDNYTEKVLDIVFSSFCIGK; translated from the coding sequence ATGATTAATGCTGATACTATTGCTGCCCCCATTACTCCGCTTGTAACAAGCCCTGTTATTACTCTGCGTATTTCAGGAAGTGATGCATTAAAGGTCTATTCTTTAATGGAAAAAGGCGGCAAAAGTATCAATATATCTGATATTAAATCAAATTATGTAAGCCTTTATCGTTTTAATATTAAAAAAGAAAATCTTCATGATGATGTTTTAGCAGTTTTTTTTAAGGCTCCCCATTCTTTTACTGGTGAAGATGTGGTAGAAATATCATTTCACGGTAATCCTGTGCTTGTTAATGCTGCTCTTTCTGCAATTTATTCTTTAAATATAAGACCTGCAGAAGGTGGTGAATTTTCTAAGCGTGCTTTTTTAAACGGTAAAATAGATTTAACTCAGGCAGAATCTATTCAGGAATTAATTTATGCAAAATCTATTGAAGGAATTAATTCTGCATATAATCAGCTGCAAGGCTCTTTAAAATATGAACTTGACAGCATAAAAAACAGGCTTTTAAAAATGAAAGCTGTGATGGAAGCAAAAATAGATTTTCCAGATGAAGATACGGTTGATGAAGAACTTCCAGTTTTAAAGCAGGACTGCGAAAATATTTTATCAGTTACAGGCTGCCTTATTTCATCATATAAAAGTTATAGAAATGCTAATCGTGGATTAGAAATAGTTATTGCAGGAAAGCCAAATGTTGGAAAATCTTCTTTAATGAATGCCTTTTTAAAGGAAGAAAGGGCAATAGTTTCTGATACCCCTGGCACAACAAGAGATTTTATCAAGGAAAGTTTATATATTGGCGGTATTCCTGTCCATTTAACTGATACTGCTGGCATCCGCTTATCAGATGAGAATATAGAGCAGATAGGAATAGGTAAGAGCAGGCAGAAAATAGAAACTGCTGATATTGTTCTTTTACTGCTTGATGTATCTATTCCTTTAACAGAAGAAGATTATAATATATTAGAAGATACTAAAAACTCTAACCGTATTATTATTGGTAATAAATTAGATATTACTGATAATAAATCTTATGATAAGGCAGATATTTATATTTCTGCAAAAACTGGTATAAATATAGATGAGCTTTTAGAAATACTTCGTGAGAAAACAAGCCTGTATGATAATGAAATAAAATCAAATGCTGCAGCAATTACAGAAAGACACCATAATATACTTATAAATATTAAAGAAATCATTGAAAAGATAAACTTATCTCTTGGCATATATCCTATTGATATGCTCTGCATTGATTTAGAAAGGGCAATTAATTTGCTTTCAGAAATAACAGGCGATAACTATACTGAAAAAGTATTAGACATAGTCTTTTCTTCATTCTGCATAGGGAAGTGA
- a CDS encoding DNA cytosine methyltransferase: MCKKIKIVDIFSGIGGLSYGFEINDLFQIVFANDIDKKAAYGYSLNYKKTDIFDCDISDIKEENILKYGSIDIVLGGPPCQSYSTLGKRQMDDRANLFYEYLRILSILKPKLFIFENVKGLISMNKGNLFKEIIQLFFELGYIVDYKILNAAEYGVPQIRERLIIVGKKDNKTFSFPKPTHKLFVSLKDAIGDLPSIDSGENGNNKEYKYEPDNDFLKFVRKSNIISEHISPNNNFKLKEIMKTLKEGQSKDDLPENIRPKSGYSNTYAKMWWHAPAPTITRNFATPSSSRCIHPIDSRALTIREGARLQSFPDDYIFFGNDGDKKLQIGNAVPPLLSIALAKSISNYFTGE; this comes from the coding sequence ATGTGTAAAAAAATAAAAATAGTTGATATTTTTTCTGGTATTGGCGGTTTAAGTTATGGTTTTGAAATAAATGATTTATTTCAAATTGTTTTTGCAAACGATATTGATAAGAAAGCTGCTTATGGATATTCTTTGAATTATAAAAAAACAGATATTTTTGACTGCGATATATCTGATATAAAAGAGGAAAATATTTTAAAATATGGTAGTATAGATATAGTTTTGGGTGGTCCACCATGCCAAAGTTATTCAACTTTGGGTAAGCGCCAAATGGATGACAGAGCAAACCTTTTTTATGAATATTTGCGTATTTTATCCATTTTAAAGCCAAAATTATTTATTTTTGAAAATGTTAAAGGTTTGATTTCTATGAATAAAGGAAATCTTTTTAAAGAAATTATACAACTTTTTTTTGAACTTGGTTACATAGTTGATTATAAAATATTGAATGCTGCAGAATATGGTGTTCCCCAAATCAGAGAAAGGTTGATTATTGTAGGAAAAAAAGATAATAAAACATTTTCTTTTCCTAAACCTACACATAAATTATTTGTTTCCTTAAAAGATGCTATTGGTGATTTACCAAGTATTGATAGTGGAGAGAATGGTAACAATAAGGAATATAAATATGAGCCTGATAATGATTTTTTAAAATTTGTTCGTAAATCAAATATTATTTCCGAGCATATAAGCCCTAATAATAATTTTAAATTGAAAGAAATAATGAAAACTTTGAAAGAAGGTCAGTCTAAGGATGATTTACCTGAAAATATTCGTCCAAAGTCAGGTTATTCTAATACTTATGCTAAAATGTGGTGGCATGCTCCAGCACCTACCATAACCAGAAATTTTGCTACCCCTAGCAGTTCAAGATGTATACATCCGATAGATTCTAGAGCATTAACCATACGAGAAGGTGCAAGATTACAAAGTTTTCCTGATGATTATATTTTTTTTGGAAATGATGGTGATAAGAAATTGCAGATAGGCAATGCTGTGCCACCACTGCTAAGCATTGCTTTGGCAAAATCCATATCAAATTATTTTACAGGAGAATAA